In one Lysobacter alkalisoli genomic region, the following are encoded:
- a CDS encoding FKBP-type peptidyl-prolyl cis-trans isomerase N-terminal domain-containing protein, with protein sequence MKLRFLAVATTALVLAASAAAAQDTSSEQGKLSYALGYDLGRNAVESGEAVDINTIIKGLQDGYAKKDPAVPVDQLRTAVQNMQQRQTAKAKAEWDKASAENKSRSDTFLSQNRAKSGVQTLPSGVQYRVIETGNGAKPTQASTVGLEVAGPYAWGERPNPARPAQNIPEIKLSEIEMPAMREVLLQMPAGSKWEVTLPPDKAYGADPRTPFPPNVAVQFEIKLATVK encoded by the coding sequence ATGAAGTTGCGTTTTCTCGCAGTTGCCACGACTGCCTTGGTCCTCGCCGCCAGCGCTGCCGCTGCCCAGGACACGTCCTCGGAGCAGGGCAAGCTGAGCTACGCGCTGGGCTATGACCTGGGCCGCAACGCCGTCGAGAGCGGTGAAGCCGTCGACATCAACACCATCATCAAGGGCCTGCAGGACGGCTACGCGAAGAAGGATCCGGCGGTACCGGTCGACCAGCTGCGTACCGCAGTGCAGAACATGCAGCAGCGTCAGACCGCCAAGGCCAAGGCCGAGTGGGACAAGGCCTCGGCCGAGAACAAGAGCCGCAGCGACACCTTCCTGTCCCAGAACCGGGCCAAGAGCGGCGTGCAGACCCTGCCCAGCGGCGTGCAGTACCGCGTGATCGAGACCGGCAACGGTGCCAAGCCGACCCAGGCCAGCACTGTCGGCCTCGAGGTCGCCGGCCCGTACGCCTGGGGCGAACGTCCGAACCCGGCGCGCCCGGCGCAGAACATCCCCGAGATCAAGCTGAGCGAGATCGAGATGCCGGCCATGCGCGAGGTGCTGCTGCAGATGCCGGCCGGCTCCAAGTGGGAAGTGACCCTGCCGCCGGACAAGGCATACGGTGCCGACCCGCGGACCCCGTTCCCGCCGAACGTCGCTGTCCAGTTCGAAATCAAGCTCGCCACCGTCAAGTGA
- a CDS encoding enoyl-CoA hydratase/isomerase family protein, translated as MSEIPLLIRREGSVLVITVNRPDKLNALNAATLDALDAAFAAAAVDDQVRAVVLTGAGPKAFVAGADIAEMNTLTPVQGRDFSLRGQRMMRRVERMPKPVIAMINGFALGGGLELAMCCHLRIAADTAKVGQPEINLGLIPGFGGSQRLLRLAGRAATLELCLLGAPIDAARAQALGIVNRVVPAAELETETMKIAAQLAGSAPLALRGILDCIDVGGECGIEEGLEYEASQFGLIFSTDDMREGTSAFLERRKPAFKGA; from the coding sequence ATGTCTGAGATTCCATTGCTGATCCGCCGCGAAGGCTCTGTCCTCGTCATCACCGTCAACCGTCCCGACAAGCTGAACGCACTCAACGCCGCCACCCTGGACGCGCTGGATGCCGCGTTCGCCGCGGCGGCGGTCGATGACCAGGTCCGTGCCGTCGTGCTGACCGGAGCCGGACCCAAGGCCTTCGTCGCCGGCGCCGACATCGCCGAGATGAACACGCTCACCCCGGTGCAGGGCCGCGATTTCTCGCTGCGAGGGCAGCGGATGATGCGCCGGGTCGAGAGAATGCCCAAGCCGGTGATCGCGATGATCAACGGCTTCGCCCTCGGCGGTGGGCTGGAACTGGCGATGTGCTGCCACCTGCGCATCGCCGCCGATACCGCGAAGGTCGGCCAGCCGGAGATCAACCTCGGCCTGATCCCGGGCTTCGGCGGCAGCCAGCGCCTGCTGCGCCTGGCCGGCCGTGCCGCCACGCTGGAACTGTGCCTGCTCGGCGCACCGATCGATGCCGCGCGCGCGCAGGCACTGGGCATCGTCAACCGGGTGGTGCCGGCGGCCGAGCTCGAAACCGAGACGATGAAGATCGCTGCCCAGCTGGCCGGCTCGGCGCCGCTGGCGCTGCGCGGCATCCTCGACTGCATCGACGTCGGTGGCGAGTGCGGGATCGAGGAGGGGCTGGAGTACGAGGCCAGCCAGTTCGGGCTGATCTTCTCCACCGACGACATGCGCGAAGGCACCAGCGCCTTCCTGGAGCGCCGCAAGCCGGCGTTCAAGGGCGCGTGA
- the nth gene encoding endonuclease III, whose product MAGTTSRKVAARNAPARKRATRRVSKLKPAEVVELFERLKWLNPKPTTELEFSTPYELLVAVTLSAQATDVGVNKATRRLFPVASTPQQIAALGVEGLKPYISTIGLYNTKAANVVAMAQQLIEKHGGEVPRDRESLEALPGVGRKTANVVLNTAFGEPTMAVDTHIFRVSNRTGLAPGKTVRAVEDALLATVPPEFLHDAHHWLILHGRYVCKARKPDCPQCVIRDICKFKDKTPGKPT is encoded by the coding sequence ATGGCCGGGACGACTTCGCGCAAGGTCGCCGCACGCAACGCACCTGCGAGGAAACGCGCCACCCGTCGGGTCTCCAAGCTCAAGCCGGCCGAGGTGGTCGAACTGTTCGAACGGCTGAAATGGCTGAACCCGAAGCCGACCACTGAGCTGGAATTCAGCACCCCCTACGAACTGCTGGTGGCGGTGACGCTGTCGGCACAGGCGACCGATGTCGGTGTCAACAAGGCCACGCGCAGGCTGTTCCCGGTCGCCAGCACGCCGCAACAGATCGCCGCGCTCGGTGTGGAGGGGCTCAAGCCGTATATCTCGACCATCGGCCTGTACAACACCAAGGCCGCCAACGTGGTGGCGATGGCGCAGCAGCTGATCGAGAAGCACGGCGGCGAGGTGCCGCGTGACCGCGAATCGCTGGAAGCCCTGCCGGGCGTCGGCCGCAAGACCGCCAACGTGGTGCTCAACACTGCATTTGGCGAGCCGACGATGGCAGTGGACACGCATATCTTCCGCGTCTCCAACCGAACCGGGCTGGCGCCGGGCAAGACCGTGCGCGCGGTCGAGGACGCGCTGCTGGCAACGGTGCCGCCGGAGTTCCTGCACGATGCGCACCACTGGTTGATCCTGCACGGCCGCTACGTCTGCAAGGCGCGCAAGCCGGATTGTCCGCAGTGCGTGATCCGGGATATCTGCAAGTTCAAGGACAAGACGCCAGGCAAACCGACGTAG